Proteins from a single region of Gossypium arboreum isolate Shixiya-1 chromosome 1, ASM2569848v2, whole genome shotgun sequence:
- the LOC108483517 gene encoding syntaxin-51-like, which yields MASSDTWIKEYNEAARIADDINGMISERISLPASGPETQRHASAIRRKITILGTRLDGLQSLLSRPTGKPLTEKEMNRRKDMVANLRSKANQMASAFNMSNFANRESLLGPETKQDAMSRTVGLDNSGLVGLQRQIMKEQDEGLEKLEETVMSAKHIALAVNEELDLHTRLIDDLDQHVDVTDSRLRRVQKNLAILNKRAKGSCSCMCMLLAVVGIVILVVAIYLVVKYL from the exons ATGGCATCTTCAGACACGTGGATAAAAGAATATAATGAAGCAGCGAGAATTGCTGATGATATCAATGGCATGATATCTGAAAGGATTTCCTTGCCTGCATCGGGACCAGAAACTCAGCGTCATGCATCCGCTATAAGAAGGAAGATTACGATTTTAGGGACCAGACTTGATGGATTGCAGTCCCTTTTGTCTAGACCTACTGGGAAACCCTT AACAGAGAAGGAGATGAATCGCCGCAAAGACATGGTTGCAAATTTGAGATCTAAAGCAAATCAGATGGCTTCTGCATTCAACATGTCAAACTTTGCCAACAGAGAGAGCTTGCTGGGGCCAGAAACTAAGCAAGATGCCATGAGTAGAACAGTTGGTTTGGATAATTCTGGTCTTGTTGGTCTTCAGCGACAAATAATGAAAG AGCAAGATGAGGGTCTTGAGAAGTTGGAAGAGACAGTAATGAGTGCAAAGCATATTGCATTGGCGGTCAATGAAGAACTTGATCTACACACCAGACTCATT GATGACCTGGACCAACATGTGGATGTTACTGATTCTCGCCTCCGG AGAGTGCAGAAAAACCTGGCAATTTTGAACAAGCGCGCCAAGGGCAGTTGTTCCTGTATGTGCATGCTTTTGGCTGTTGTCGGAATCGTGATTCTGGTTGTGGCCATATACCTAGTTGTTAAATATTTGTAA
- the LOC108483516 gene encoding cell division protein FtsZ homolog 1, chloroplastic-like: MATLQVTNAKDFISPTSSSSSSLSSKLCFSSKKPLKRSSFCTYHRFGRISCSFASMETAKIKVVGVGGGGNNAVNRMIGSSLQGVDFYAVNTDSQALLQSSAENPLQIGELLTRGLGTGGNPLLGEQAAEESADAIANALKGSDLVFITAGMGGGTGSGAAPVVAQIAKEAGYLTVGVVSYPFSFEGRKRTMQALEAIEKLQKNVDTLIVIPNDRLLDIADEQTPLQDAFLLADDVLRQGVQGISDIITIPGLVNVDFADVKAVMKDSGTAMLGVGVSSSKNRAVEAAEQATLAPLIGSSIQSATGVVYNITGGKDITLQEVNRVSQVVTSLADPSANIIFGAVVDDRYNGEIHVTIIATGFSQSFQKTLLTDPKAAKQIDKATMGQESKGIPLPLESPSPSAVPSRSSPRRLFF; this comes from the exons ATGGCTACACTTCAAGTAACAAACGCGAAGGATTTTATATCCccaacttcttcttcttcttcttcgctATCTTCAAAGCTATGTTTTTCTtcgaaaaagcctttgaaaagaaGCTCTTTTTGTACGTATCACCGCTTTGGAAGAATAAGCTGTTCTTTTGCTTCAATGGAAACTGCTAAGATAAAGGTGGTTGGTGTTGGTGGAGGTGGTAACAATGCTGTTAATCGAATGATTGGTAGCAGTTTACAG GGTGTAGATTTCTATGCCGTAAACACAGATTCTCAAGCGCTATTACAGTCTTCTGCAGAGAACCCACTTCAGATTGGCGAGCTTTTGACCCGGGGACTAG GCACTGGTGGGAATCCTCTTTTGGGAGAACAAGCTGCAGAGGAATCTGCAGATGCCATCGCAAATGCTCTTAAGGGCTCGGATCTTGTCTTTATAACCGCTGGTATGGGTGGAGGCACTGGTTCAGGTGCTGCTCCAGTTGTTGCCCAGATAGCAAAAGAGGCTGGTTATTTGACTGTCGGTGTCGTAAGCTATCCCTTCAGCTTTGAAGGGCGTAAAAGAACCATGCAG GCACTAGAGGCTATTGAAAAGCTGCAAAAGAATGTTGATACTCTCATAGTGATTCCCAATGACCGTCTGCTTGATATTGCTGATGAGCAGACACCTTTGCAGGATGCTTTTCTTCTTGCCGATGATGTTCTGCGTCAAGGAGTACAAGGAATTTCGGATATAATTACG ATACCTGGATTGGTGAATGTGGATTTTGCAGATGTTAAAGCAGTAATGAAAGATTCTGGAACCGCAATGCTTGGTGTAGGAGTTTCCTCTAGCAAAAACCGCGCCGTGGAAGCAGCAGAACAAGCAACTTTGGCTCCTCTAATAGGGTCATCAATTCAGTCGGCTACTGGGGTGGTATATAATATTACTGGAGGAAAAGACATAACCCTGCAGGAAGTTAATCGAGTTTCACAG GTCGTGACAAGCTTGGCTGATCCTTCTGCTAACATCATATTTGGTGCTGTTGTGGATGACCGCTACAACGGCGAGATCCATGTGACTATTATTGCTACAGGCTTCTCACAGTCATTTCAGAAGACATTATTGACAGACCCCAAAGCTGCAAAACAGATTGACAAAGCTACAATGGGACAAGAAAGCAAGGGGATTCCCTTGCCTCTCGAATCACCATCGCCTTCAGCTGTCCCCTCTAGATCATCTCCAAGAAGGCTATTCTTCTAA